In Syngnathus typhle isolate RoL2023-S1 ecotype Sweden linkage group LG14, RoL_Styp_1.0, whole genome shotgun sequence, one genomic interval encodes:
- the LOC133166485 gene encoding uncharacterized protein LOC133166485, translating to MTVAKILCERFFVHYGLPARIHSDQGRDFESKLIQDLLRMLGIRKSRTSPYHPQGDPQPERCNRTLLSMLGTLDTKQKQKWSQKISQLVHAYHCSQNDATGYSPYLLMFGREARVLVDVCFDVADTSPKGKSYHQYVANLKRDLQRAYTLATETSDKKPQRNKRAHDKHVKEQVLDKGDRVLMRNFGVQGNQKLRCKWRPSPYVVVEKLSNLPVYKIKPERGMGVEKTIHRNHLLPIGCLVRLPVDEGDEQPQQRRVTRSQQKTKEQPQSPDHEEGMSSESDCEEEQWTNYWKIAWDKLQTHPRLPISQALPVYDMPRQAQDEANAQSIVSESLSLPPNADPEVNDLEGETELNSSQRTEVEIQKVERSKRVTRPVVRLSYDELGEPCDHPVTVLSHGVLVGSGLYSNSRRSSCQTLWCHPMALCFTCSNSAFSL from the coding sequence ATGACTGTAGCCAAGATTCTGTGTGAACGGTTCTTTGTACATTATGGTCTCCCTGCCCGCATACATTCCGACCAAGGGCGGGATTTTGAAAGCAAGTTGATCCAAGATCTCCTGAGGATGTTAGGCATTCGAAAATCCAGAACATCTCCTTACCATCCTCAGGGGGATCCTCAACCAGAAAGATGCAACCGTACGCTTTTGTCAATGCTAGGCACTCTTGATACCAAGCAGAAGCAAAAGTGGAGTCAAAAGATCAGTCAACTGGTTCACGCCTACCATTGTTCACAGAATGACGCCACTGGTTACTCACCCTATCTGTTGATGTTTGGCCGAGAAGCTCGTGTACTAGTTGATGTTTGTTTTGACGTGGCCGATACCAGTCCAAAAGGCAAGTCCTATCACCAGTATGTAGCCAATCTCAAGAGGGACCTCCAAAGAGCCTACACACTAGCTACAGAGACATCGGACAAAAAACCCCAAAGAAACAAGAGAGCACATGACAAGCATGTCAAAGAACAAGTTCTGGACAAAGGTGACCGAGTGCTGATGAGAAATTTTGGAGTTCAAGGCAACCAAAAACTGAGATGTAAATGGAGACCCTCACCGTATGTGGTGGTGGAAAAACTGTCGAACCTACCAGTCTACAAGATTAAGCCTGAGAGAGGCATGGGAGTGGAGAAGACCATCCATCGTAATCATCTGTTACCCATCGGTTGCCTCGTGAGACTCCCTGTGGACGAGGGTGATGAGCAGCCACAACAAAGACGGGTAACCAGATcccaacaaaagacaaaagaacagCCACAGTCACCCGACCACGAGGAAGGAATGTCCTCTGAGTCTGATTGCGAGGAGGAACAGTGGACAAATTACTGGAAGATTGCCTGGGACAAGTTACAGACACATCCCAGGTTGCCAATAAGCCAAGCTCTACCAGTCTACGACATGCCGAGACAAGCTCAAGATGAGGCTAATGCACAGTCAATTGTCAGTGAGAGTCTAAGCCTGCCTCCCAATGCTGACCCAGAAGTCAACGATTTAGAGGGGGAAACAGAGCTGAACTCAAGTCAGAGAActgaagtggaaattcagaaagtggAACGTTCTAAGAGAGTCACTCGTCCAGTGGTCAGGCTGAGTTATGATGAACTTGGAGAACCTTGTGACCATCCAGTTACTGTTTTAAGCCACGGAGTGTTGGTGGGAAGTGGGCTTTACAGCAACTCCAGAAGAAGCTCATGTCAAACCCTCTGGTGCCACCCCATGGCGTTGTGTTTCACTTGTTCAAATTCGGCCTTTTCCCTTTAA